A window of Candidatus Krumholzibacteriota bacterium genomic DNA:
ATAGCGATGGAGAAAGAGCTCAGGTTCGCGATCCGCGAGGGCGGAAGGACTGTTGGCGCCGGCGTAGTTACCGAGATCATTGAATAGGAAAAGAGCTGATAACGATGAGAGACCTCGTGATACTGGCTTGCCAGGAGTGCAAGAACAGGAACTATACGACGAAGAAGAACAAGAGATTGCATCCGGACAGGCTTGAGCACAGTAAATACTGCCGTTTCTGTGGCAAGCATACGACTCACAAAGAGACCAGATAGAAGTGTCTTTGTGATCTTTTAGTTCACGCGGGATGCGGACCCGGCAGGATTTGGCATGATGGCCTCGATGTTGAGTCGCGGCCGTCATCGATCGGAGATCGGTATGTTCAATAAAATCGGAAAGTTTTTCACTGAGATCAAAAGTGAGATGAAGAAAGTCACGTGGCCGACTCGTGACGAACTCAAGGAATCAACGAAGCTGGTCATCGTGGCGACTTTCGTAGTCACCGTTTTCATCGGTTTTATCGACCAGATCCTTACTTTTGTGATCAGGCGCCTCCTTGGCTGGTAGGGACTGCCGGCTTTGGCAAGTAAGGGAAAAATAATGAACGAGGATATTTCGAAAGAAAAGGGTCCGGAAACGGTCCCTGAGAAGGATTCAAACGGCGTCGATGGTATCGGGGAGAACGCTTCCATCTCCAACGATTCCGAAACGCTGTATGAAGGGGAGAATATGAAAGACGGAGCTGTCGAGCCTGATGGGGAGAATGGCGATAATGTGGATATCGGGATCCCCCCGGATGCGGATGGTGACGACGACGGGCAGCCTTCCGACGCTGATGAAGCTGATGAGGGAGCGGCCACTGATTCTCCTGATAGACCCGCAGAGCAGCCTCCTTTTACTGATGGAGAGACTCCTGCCCCCGCGGCTTCGGCGAAAGGCCACAGCCCTGAAAGCAGCGGCAGGATGAAATGGTATGTAGTCCATACGTACTCCGGAAGGGAAGCGAAGGTGCGGGATACGGTCGAGCGCCTTATACAGGCCTCAGACTTCAAGGAAAAGTTCGGGAAGGTCCTTGTCGCTACCGAAGAGGTGGCGGAGATGAAAAAGGGCAAGAAGACCGTTTCAATGAGGAAACTCTTTCCGAGCTATATAATGATTGAAATGGAAATGACTAACGAGACATGGTCCCTCGTGGAGAATGTTCCCGGCGTGACCCATTTTGTCGGGGGGGAAGAAAAGCCCAGCCCGATATCTAAAAAGGAAGTCGACCGGATCCTTGGAAGGATGGAAAAGAAGGAAGGTATCATTCCGGAAGTCCCATTCTCGATAGGCGAGCATGTGAATGTCATAGACGGACCGTTTTCCGAATTTACAGGTGTGGTCGATGAGATCAATCCGGAAAGAGGAAAACTCAAAGTCCTTGTTAGCATTTTTGGCCGCGAAACACCGGTTGAGTTGGATTTTCTTCAGGTCAAACCTTTATAAGCGGTGTTGTAAAAGCGGTTTCGATATGAAGATCAAGGAGCTGAAAGCAAGATGGCTAAGAAGTCCAAGAAAAAGATCTTGAAGGTCGTAAAGCTGCAGATCCCTGGTGCGAACGCTACGCCAGCTCCGCCAGTCGGACCGGCGCTTGGGCAGCTGCAGGTCAGCTCGGTGGATTTCTGCAAGCAGTTCAATGCTGCGACGCAGAATATGGCAGGCATGATCGTGCCTGTCGAGATAACTGTCTATGCTGACAAAAGTTTTACGTTCATTACGAAGTCTCCTCCCGCTT
This region includes:
- a CDS encoding elongation factor Tu, translating into IAMEKELRFAIREGGRTVGAGVVTEIIE
- the rpmG gene encoding 50S ribosomal protein L33, whose protein sequence is MRDLVILACQECKNRNYTTKKNKRLHPDRLEHSKYCRFCGKHTTHKETR
- the secE gene encoding preprotein translocase subunit SecE gives rise to the protein MFNKIGKFFTEIKSEMKKVTWPTRDELKESTKLVIVATFVVTVFIGFIDQILTFVIRRLLGW
- the nusG gene encoding transcription termination/antitermination factor NusG, giving the protein MKWYVVHTYSGREAKVRDTVERLIQASDFKEKFGKVLVATEEVAEMKKGKKTVSMRKLFPSYIMIEMEMTNETWSLVENVPGVTHFVGGEEKPSPISKKEVDRILGRMEKKEGIIPEVPFSIGEHVNVIDGPFSEFTGVVDEINPERGKLKVLVSIFGRETPVELDFLQVKPL
- the rplK gene encoding 50S ribosomal protein L11; the protein is MAKKSKKKILKVVKLQIPGANATPAPPVGPALGQLQVSSVDFCKQFNAATQNMAGMIVPVEITVYADKSFTFITKSPPASELLRKAAGIAKGSGEPNKEKVAKISLAQVEEIAKTKMKDLNAFDLEGAVLMVKGTARSMGIIVDEKIKK